The Novosphingobium kaempferiae genome includes a window with the following:
- a CDS encoding PilZ domain-containing protein: MAVQCRTQSGLRDDGEISDISAEGCCLRMRGIYFRVGTRLIVRPSGMESMSGVVRWVSSDLAGVEFDRPLYGPVLEHIAATHAAHIRA; this comes from the coding sequence ATGGCCGTCCAGTGCCGCACGCAGAGCGGCCTCAGGGACGATGGCGAGATCTCCGATATCTCGGCCGAGGGGTGCTGCCTGCGGATGCGCGGCATCTATTTCCGTGTCGGCACGCGCCTGATCGTGCGGCCCTCGGGCATGGAGAGCATGTCGGGCGTGGTGCGCTGGGTCAGCAGCGACCTCGCCGGAGTGGAGTTCGACCGCCCTCTGTACGGTCCGGTGCTGGAGCACATCGCGGCCACGCACGCCGCGCATATCCGCGCCTGA
- a CDS encoding queuosine precursor transporter, which translates to MNAGTDDAPDNPAHLSRIDGLAGARRHFRYFDYVMSAFVAILLLSNLIGASKLANFGGVTFGAGILFFPVSYVIGDVLTEVYGYANARRCVWAGFFAMIFMAFMSFVVVAMPPDAGWTGQAAYEAVFGSTWRIVLASLTAFWAGEFVNSFVLAKMKLMTGGKHLWTRTIGSTVFGQAVDSALFYPIAFLGTWTHEQVLTVMVTNWGMKVLWEAVLTPLTYVVVGWLKAREGVEVFDDNVDFSPFAKARSV; encoded by the coding sequence ATGAACGCCGGAACCGACGACGCCCCCGACAATCCAGCCCACCTGTCACGCATCGACGGCCTTGCCGGTGCGCGGCGGCATTTCCGCTATTTCGACTACGTGATGTCAGCCTTCGTCGCCATCCTGCTGCTGTCGAACCTGATCGGCGCATCCAAGCTGGCGAACTTCGGCGGCGTCACTTTCGGCGCGGGCATCCTGTTCTTCCCCGTCAGCTACGTCATCGGCGACGTGCTGACCGAGGTCTACGGCTACGCCAACGCCCGCCGCTGCGTGTGGGCGGGGTTCTTCGCGATGATCTTCATGGCCTTCATGAGCTTCGTCGTCGTCGCCATGCCGCCTGACGCGGGCTGGACGGGGCAGGCCGCTTATGAGGCCGTGTTCGGCTCCACCTGGCGCATCGTACTGGCCTCGCTCACTGCGTTCTGGGCGGGCGAGTTCGTCAACTCCTTCGTGCTCGCCAAGATGAAGCTGATGACCGGCGGCAAGCATCTGTGGACGCGCACCATCGGCTCGACCGTGTTCGGGCAGGCGGTGGACAGCGCGCTGTTCTACCCCATCGCCTTCCTCGGCACATGGACGCACGAGCAGGTGCTGACCGTCATGGTCACCAACTGGGGCATGAAGGTGCTGTGGGAGGCCGTGCTGACCCCGCTGACTTATGTGGTCGTCGGCTGGCTCAAGGCGCGCGAGGGCGTCGAGGTGTTCGACGACAATGTGGACTTCTCGCCTTTTGCCAAGGCGCGCTCGGTCTGA
- the recF gene encoding DNA replication/repair protein RecF (All proteins in this family for which functions are known are DNA-binding proteins that assist the filamentation of RecA onto DNA for the initiation of recombination or recombinational repair.), with protein MLDRILLSRFRNHRETAVEGTAQFNLLVGENGAGKTNVLEAISLLAPGRGLRRAQLADVPAQDGDGGFAVNAALAMPEGEAVRLGTGVAAERPGRRLVQVNGAQASALSLAEWLSIGWLTPAMDRLFVESAGARRRFLDRLVLAIDPAHAGNAARLETAVRERNRLLSDERAPDPHWLDAIEVQIAEAGALVAAARARLVLRLEAALAALPDAPFARPSLAYQPGGPVEAGALAIALREGRARDRAAQRTLTGPHRDELAVTMAGKAQPAADCSTGEQKAMLIAITLAHSQLLEGDGERRPRLLLLDEVAAHLDPLRREALFDRLRAGSAQVWLTGTEIAPFEAIASEAAVWEVSAGTVRCI; from the coding sequence ATGCTCGACCGCATCCTCCTGTCCCGTTTCCGCAACCACCGCGAGACTGCGGTGGAAGGCACGGCGCAGTTCAACCTGCTGGTCGGCGAGAACGGCGCGGGCAAGACCAACGTGCTGGAGGCGATCAGCCTGCTCGCCCCCGGTCGCGGCCTTCGCCGTGCGCAACTGGCGGACGTTCCCGCGCAGGATGGCGATGGCGGCTTTGCGGTGAACGCTGCGTTGGCGATGCCGGAGGGGGAGGCAGTGCGGCTCGGCACCGGCGTCGCTGCGGAGCGCCCCGGACGACGGCTGGTGCAGGTCAACGGCGCGCAGGCATCCGCGCTCAGTCTTGCCGAGTGGCTTTCGATCGGATGGCTGACCCCGGCGATGGATCGCCTCTTCGTGGAAAGCGCGGGCGCGCGGCGGCGTTTCCTCGACCGGCTGGTGCTCGCCATCGATCCCGCTCACGCCGGGAATGCGGCAAGACTGGAAACTGCGGTGCGCGAACGCAACCGCCTGCTTTCCGACGAGCGCGCGCCGGACCCGCACTGGCTGGACGCTATCGAGGTGCAGATCGCCGAGGCGGGCGCGCTCGTCGCGGCGGCCCGTGCGCGTCTGGTCCTGCGACTGGAAGCGGCGCTCGCCGCCTTGCCCGATGCCCCGTTCGCCCGGCCTTCGCTGGCCTACCAGCCCGGCGGCCCGGTGGAGGCTGGTGCCCTGGCCATAGCCCTGCGCGAAGGCAGGGCACGGGACCGGGCAGCGCAGCGCACGCTCACCGGCCCGCACCGCGACGAACTGGCCGTCACCATGGCAGGCAAGGCCCAACCCGCCGCCGATTGCTCCACGGGCGAGCAGAAGGCGATGCTGATCGCCATCACCCTTGCCCATTCGCAGCTTCTGGAAGGCGACGGCGAACGCCGCCCGCGCCTGCTGCTGCTGGACGAAGTCGCCGCCCACCTCGATCCGCTGCGGCGCGAGGCCCTGTTCGACCGGTTGCGCGCGGGCTCGGCCCAGGTCTGGCTCACCGGCACCGAGATCGCCCCGTTCGAGGCGATCGCGAGCGAGGCTGCGGTGTGGGAAGTCAGTGCGGGGACAGTGCGCTGTATTTGA
- a CDS encoding arylesterase — MRLVSLALLAVSTIAISACGQAPQETPSQSSEASADAPPQIPVMGSERSILAFGDSLLAGYGLDDGESYPDRLEQALRARGVNAKIANAGISGDTTAAGLQRLDFTLKNQPVKPELVIISLGGNDMLRSLPPAETRANLEKMLERLKAQDIPVVLLGMLAAPNLGKDYAAKFNPIYPQLAEKYGAVLVPFFLQPVIDKPDLMQGDHVHPTAIGIDAIVAATVDDVADALPKK, encoded by the coding sequence TTGCGCCTCGTTTCCCTCGCGCTCCTTGCCGTCTCGACCATCGCGATTTCCGCCTGCGGTCAGGCGCCGCAGGAAACACCTTCGCAGTCCAGCGAGGCCTCTGCCGATGCACCGCCGCAGATCCCGGTGATGGGGTCGGAGCGTTCGATTCTCGCCTTCGGGGATTCGCTGCTGGCGGGGTATGGGCTTGACGATGGGGAGAGCTACCCTGACCGGCTGGAGCAGGCGCTGCGGGCGCGGGGCGTGAACGCGAAGATCGCCAATGCGGGGATTTCGGGCGATACCACCGCGGCGGGGCTCCAGCGGCTAGACTTCACGTTGAAGAACCAGCCGGTGAAGCCGGAACTCGTCATCATCAGCCTCGGCGGCAACGACATGCTCCGCTCGCTCCCGCCTGCAGAGACGCGCGCCAATCTGGAAAAGATGCTCGAACGGCTGAAGGCTCAGGACATCCCCGTCGTCCTGCTCGGCATGTTGGCCGCGCCCAATCTGGGCAAGGACTACGCGGCGAAGTTCAACCCGATCTACCCGCAACTGGCCGAGAAGTACGGCGCTGTGCTGGTGCCGTTCTTCCTCCAGCCGGTGATCGACAAGCCCGATCTCATGCAGGGCGACCATGTCCACCCCACCGCCATCGGCATTGACGCGATCGTGGCGGCGACGGTGGACGACGTAGCGGACGCGCTGCCGAAGAAGTGA
- a CDS encoding ABC transporter ATP-binding protein, whose amino-acid sequence MGTVTSPAHSPIALSNTILARDLRLTLGSGDSAVEILKGIDLAVPDGQTLALLGPSGSGKSSLMAVLCGLERASSGTLEVAGQDFAGMEEDALARARRGRIGIVLQAFHLLPTMTALENVATPLELAGMPDARERAEAELTAVGLGHRLSHYPAQLSGGEQQRVAIARALAPRPALVFADEPTGNLDAATGAAIIDLLFARRAETGATLLIITHDESLAHRCERVVTIGDGRIASDTLA is encoded by the coding sequence ATGGGGACGGTGACAAGCCCTGCCCATTCCCCCATCGCCCTTTCGAACACCATTCTCGCCAGAGACCTGCGGCTGACGCTAGGTTCCGGCGACAGCGCCGTGGAGATCCTGAAGGGGATCGACCTTGCCGTGCCGGACGGGCAGACGCTCGCCCTGCTCGGCCCTTCGGGATCGGGCAAATCCTCGCTGATGGCGGTGCTTTGCGGGCTCGAGCGCGCCAGTTCGGGGACACTGGAGGTTGCGGGGCAGGACTTCGCCGGGATGGAAGAGGATGCCCTCGCCCGCGCGCGGCGGGGCCGGATCGGCATCGTCCTCCAGGCCTTCCACCTGCTGCCGACGATGACCGCGCTGGAGAACGTGGCCACCCCGCTCGAACTCGCCGGAATGCCCGATGCACGCGAGCGGGCCGAGGCGGAACTGACGGCAGTGGGCCTCGGTCATCGCCTGTCGCACTACCCCGCGCAGCTTTCGGGCGGCGAGCAGCAGCGCGTCGCCATCGCCCGCGCCCTTGCGCCCCGGCCCGCGCTGGTCTTCGCCGACGAGCCGACCGGCAACCTCGACGCCGCAACCGGTGCCGCCATCATCGACCTCCTCTTCGCCCGCCGCGCCGAGACGGGAGCGACGCTGCTCATCATCACCCACGACGAGAGCCTCGCCCATCGCTGCGAGCGGGTCGTGACAATCGGTGACGGCCGGATCGCGAGCGACACCCTTGCCTGA
- a CDS encoding ABC transporter permease has product MLARRDLSARFKGLRLLLVCLFLGVGAIAAIGTLTGSIERELGTRGREILGGDIELRVWQRALSQEEDAALARLGHVSHGLRMQAIATRGDATAPVALKAVDDSWPLYGRLELVDGRRVGAPQSGTAWIAKGTAARLGVAKGARIAIGGVPVTVGGVIASDPEQMSEGFALGDTAVVALDLPARAGLTAPGAMYRSVVRVRFTDPQRDPEPVVDALKERFGQSFETRTRKAASPSTERFVTRMGEFLVLVGLAALVIAGIGIGGGVSSYLEARRTSIATLKVLGATSGDIARIYLLQVGAAAVVGSLAGLAAGVLVTPLLSSALQSLLPVEAGFTISPAALATAAAYGLLVALVFAAPPLVRARGWPAMALMRARVSPLAADRKALALPVGLGLAAIVALALVNAAQPLVTLGFLGASAAMLAVLALIGLGIRKAAAHLPRPRGPMLRAGLANLHRPGAQTGALVTALGFGLSAFVLIAAVQTSLDANIRRTVPERAPDFFVLDVPKAKAGDFREAVERTVPASKVKLVPNLRGRILAYGPKDHMTRVSSLGKDLPDGAWALRGERGLTYSVGVPEGSAVTSGKWWPILYRGEPLVSLDEQLAQAIGVKVGDYVKLSVLGVEINARIAALRRIDWDSLGFNYVLVFSPNALADAPHNLAATIEVPPGASTAGLLPKLVHAFPSASVIETGSLLRDARALLDQMSAAILAASSVAVLAGLAVLLGAIAAAKASRTYDTVILRVLGASRAQLLVLQMAEYGLIALVLAIVALAAGSAMAWAVIVKLFEFTWMPDWPRVLAVLAAGLVLILGFALAGTLPLLRAKPARTLREL; this is encoded by the coding sequence ATGCTCGCCCGGCGCGACTTGTCCGCGCGCTTCAAGGGACTGCGGCTGCTGCTCGTCTGCCTGTTCCTCGGCGTCGGCGCGATTGCCGCGATCGGGACGCTGACAGGCTCGATCGAGCGTGAGTTGGGGACGCGCGGGCGAGAGATCCTCGGCGGAGATATCGAACTGCGCGTCTGGCAGCGGGCGCTTAGCCAAGAGGAAGACGCCGCCCTAGCCCGCCTCGGCCACGTTTCGCACGGCCTCAGGATGCAGGCCATCGCCACGCGCGGCGATGCGACCGCGCCAGTGGCGCTCAAGGCCGTGGACGACAGCTGGCCGCTCTACGGCAGGCTGGAACTGGTCGACGGTCGCCGCGTGGGTGCGCCGCAGAGCGGGACCGCATGGATCGCCAAGGGCACCGCCGCAAGGCTCGGGGTGGCCAAGGGCGCGCGCATCGCCATCGGCGGCGTGCCCGTAACCGTAGGCGGCGTGATCGCCTCCGACCCGGAACAGATGAGCGAGGGCTTCGCGCTCGGCGACACCGCCGTGGTCGCGCTCGACCTCCCCGCCCGCGCGGGGCTGACCGCACCGGGAGCGATGTACCGCAGCGTCGTGCGCGTGCGCTTCACCGATCCGCAGCGCGATCCCGAACCCGTCGTCGATGCCCTGAAGGAGCGCTTCGGCCAGAGCTTCGAGACCCGCACCCGCAAGGCCGCCTCCCCCTCGACCGAGCGCTTCGTGACGCGCATGGGCGAGTTCCTCGTCCTCGTCGGCCTCGCCGCGCTGGTGATCGCCGGGATCGGTATCGGCGGCGGCGTCTCTTCCTATCTCGAGGCGCGGCGCACCTCGATCGCGACGCTCAAGGTTCTGGGTGCGACGAGCGGCGACATCGCGCGCATCTACCTACTGCAGGTGGGCGCGGCGGCGGTGGTCGGCAGCCTCGCAGGCCTTGCGGCAGGGGTGCTGGTGACGCCGCTGCTCTCCTCCGCGCTCCAGAGCCTGCTCCCGGTCGAGGCCGGGTTCACCATCTCGCCCGCCGCGCTGGCGACGGCAGCGGCCTATGGCCTGCTCGTTGCGCTGGTCTTCGCCGCGCCGCCGCTGGTCCGTGCGCGCGGATGGCCAGCGATGGCGCTGATGCGTGCCCGCGTTTCTCCGCTCGCTGCCGACCGCAAGGCTCTGGCGCTGCCCGTCGGTCTCGGCCTTGCCGCCATCGTCGCGCTGGCGCTGGTCAACGCCGCGCAGCCGCTGGTGACGCTGGGCTTCCTCGGAGCGTCCGCCGCCATGCTGGCGGTGCTGGCGCTGATCGGGCTCGGCATCCGCAAGGCCGCCGCCCATCTGCCCCGACCGCGAGGCCCGATGCTGCGCGCGGGCCTCGCCAATCTGCACCGCCCCGGTGCTCAGACCGGCGCGCTGGTGACCGCGCTCGGCTTCGGGCTCTCCGCCTTCGTGCTGATCGCGGCGGTCCAGACCAGCCTCGACGCCAACATACGCCGTACAGTGCCCGAGCGTGCGCCCGACTTCTTCGTGCTCGACGTGCCCAAGGCCAAGGCGGGGGATTTCCGCGAGGCCGTCGAGCGCACCGTTCCCGCCTCCAAGGTGAAGCTGGTGCCGAACCTGCGCGGCCGCATCCTCGCCTACGGACCGAAAGACCACATGACCCGCGTGTCCAGCCTCGGCAAGGACTTGCCGGACGGCGCTTGGGCCCTGCGCGGCGAGCGCGGGCTGACCTATTCCGTAGGCGTGCCCGAAGGCAGCGCGGTGACGTCCGGCAAGTGGTGGCCGATCCTTTACCGGGGCGAACCGCTGGTATCGCTGGACGAGCAGCTGGCGCAGGCCATCGGCGTCAAGGTAGGCGATTACGTGAAGCTCAGCGTGCTCGGCGTGGAGATCAACGCCCGCATCGCCGCGCTGCGTCGGATCGACTGGGACAGCCTCGGCTTCAACTACGTGCTGGTATTCTCGCCCAATGCGCTGGCCGACGCGCCGCACAACCTTGCCGCGACCATCGAGGTGCCGCCGGGCGCATCGACCGCCGGGCTGCTCCCGAAACTGGTGCATGCGTTCCCTTCGGCCTCGGTGATCGAGACCGGCAGCCTGCTGCGCGATGCACGCGCGCTGCTCGACCAGATGTCGGCGGCGATCCTTGCCGCGTCCTCCGTCGCCGTGCTGGCAGGGCTTGCCGTGCTGCTCGGCGCCATCGCGGCGGCAAAGGCGAGCCGAACTTACGACACCGTGATCCTGCGCGTGCTGGGCGCCAGCCGCGCGCAGCTGCTGGTGCTGCAGATGGCCGAGTACGGGCTGATCGCGCTGGTGCTCGCCATCGTGGCGCTGGCGGCGGGCAGTGCGATGGCCTGGGCGGTGATCGTCAAGCTGTTCGAATTCACCTGGATGCCGGACTGGCCCCGCGTGCTGGCGGTGCTGGCAGCAGGGCTCGTCCTGATCCTCGGCTTCGCGCTCGCCGGTACGCTGCCGCTGCTGCGGGCGAAACCGGCGAGGACGCTCAGGGAGCTTTAG
- a CDS encoding DUF805 domain-containing protein, protein MLDYMFMPLRRYADFQGRSRRMEFWSFALFNFIVYTVLTIVGVSMGLSFSAFTSMENGGGVPSAMFGGGLMFIFAIGGIYMLATLVPNIAVAVRRFHDRDMSGWWYLGFIVLSLIPLVGWIASIVQLVLFFLPGTPGHNRFGPDPKDPAGAEVFA, encoded by the coding sequence ATGCTCGACTACATGTTCATGCCGCTCAGGCGCTATGCGGATTTCCAGGGGCGCTCCCGGCGGATGGAGTTCTGGTCCTTCGCGCTGTTCAACTTCATCGTCTATACCGTGCTCACCATCGTCGGCGTCAGCATGGGCCTGTCGTTCAGCGCCTTCACCAGCATGGAGAACGGCGGCGGGGTGCCTTCGGCCATGTTCGGCGGCGGGCTGATGTTCATCTTCGCGATCGGCGGCATCTACATGCTCGCCACGCTGGTGCCCAACATCGCCGTGGCCGTGCGCCGTTTCCATGACCGCGACATGAGCGGCTGGTGGTATCTCGGCTTCATCGTGCTCAGCCTGATCCCGCTGGTCGGCTGGATCGCCAGCATCGTCCAGCTCGTTCTCTTCTTCCTGCCCGGCACGCCCGGCCACAACCGCTTCGGCCCGGATCCCAAGGATCCTGCGGGCGCGGAGGTCTTCGCCTGA
- a CDS encoding TonB-dependent receptor: protein MKGVLAGIGARESRIFIERKVALLATVAVGLAWAPAAMAQDAAPQAGAEEYTDTIIVTATKREQTLQDVPVAVSVTSGATLERAQMRDLKDLQTLVPSLRVNQLQSSANTNFYIRGFGNGANNAGIEPSVGLFIDGVYRSRSASMIADFPDVERIEVLRGPQSTLFGKNASAGVISIVTKKPQFEFGGNVEASYGNYDAIVVKGMVTGPLSDTIAFSLAGGLNKRDGIVKDLASGGRTNERDRWFSRGQLLFDNHDGLELRLIGDYGKIDENCCAVVNLRQATPTAAIFALGGAVNQPGEKYDDIAYYNFQSSNKIENWGVSGEIDYDLNGTKLTSITSYRRTNALTNQDSDFSSADLLGRNWQDLRIKTFTQELRANFEVGDRITGLIGGYYFNEKIDQDNEVFWGDDARPYANLLVQSLSGGALSVPALETAFGSYEGNPAKYTGQFFRSGTGLTEAYKLKNEAWSAFGQLDLEVAPGLIVTGGLNYTHDRKRFATGTTSNDVFSAINFDDPRYSAFRQQLLLGGALRSVGVNPTNTAQVIAFASNPATAPVYQQLVAFANGNANNPSANPLNPLRALQYFPQFMNVPNAVEPGKVSDGDFSYTARIAWDMTPTLNLYAAYATGYKAASINLSRDSRPTPADLSALRAQGLAVTNLTSGSRFANAENSTVYEAGLKGNWGIVSANVAVFKQEIRNFQSNIFTGSGFFLANAGKQSAFGIEFEGSAKPIEQLTLTMAWTYLDPKYDTFKLSAFGDLSGTTPAGVSPLSATFSAEFVQPVGGNGDRVILRGDYHYESQFRLVEGLPGLVVRDAAGNVTSVDAALAAAREFKQDINDMNASLTYAMANGLELTVWGRNLLDDRTILQIFDSPAQPGSISGYPNQPRTYGVAARYRF from the coding sequence ATGAAGGGTGTTTTGGCGGGCATCGGCGCGCGGGAATCGCGCATCTTCATCGAACGCAAGGTCGCGTTGCTGGCTACGGTCGCGGTTGGACTGGCATGGGCTCCCGCGGCGATGGCGCAGGACGCGGCTCCGCAGGCCGGTGCCGAAGAATATACCGACACCATCATCGTCACCGCCACCAAGCGCGAACAGACGCTGCAGGACGTGCCCGTCGCCGTCTCGGTGACGAGCGGGGCGACGCTGGAGCGCGCGCAGATGCGCGACCTCAAGGATCTGCAGACGCTGGTGCCGTCGCTGCGCGTGAACCAGTTGCAGTCGAGCGCCAACACCAACTTCTACATTCGCGGTTTCGGCAACGGCGCCAACAACGCGGGCATCGAGCCTTCGGTCGGCCTGTTCATCGACGGCGTGTACCGCTCCCGCTCGGCCTCGATGATCGCGGATTTCCCCGATGTCGAGCGGATCGAGGTGCTGCGCGGGCCGCAGTCCACGCTGTTCGGCAAGAACGCCTCGGCGGGCGTGATCTCGATCGTCACGAAGAAGCCGCAGTTCGAATTCGGCGGCAATGTCGAGGCGAGCTACGGCAACTACGACGCCATCGTCGTCAAGGGCATGGTCACCGGCCCGCTCAGCGACACCATCGCGTTCAGCCTCGCGGGCGGGCTCAACAAGCGTGACGGCATCGTCAAGGATCTCGCCTCGGGCGGGCGCACCAACGAGCGCGATCGCTGGTTTTCGCGCGGGCAGCTGCTGTTCGACAACCACGACGGCCTCGAACTGCGGCTGATCGGCGATTACGGCAAGATCGACGAGAACTGCTGCGCCGTCGTCAATCTGCGGCAGGCGACGCCGACTGCGGCCATTTTCGCGCTTGGCGGGGCGGTCAACCAGCCCGGCGAGAAGTATGACGACATCGCCTATTACAACTTCCAGTCCTCCAACAAGATCGAGAATTGGGGCGTTTCGGGCGAGATCGACTATGACCTGAACGGCACCAAGCTGACGTCTATCACGTCCTATCGGCGCACCAACGCGCTTACGAACCAGGACTCGGACTTCTCCAGCGCCGACCTGCTGGGCCGCAACTGGCAGGACCTGCGGATCAAGACCTTCACCCAGGAACTGCGCGCCAACTTCGAAGTGGGCGATCGCATCACCGGTCTCATCGGCGGGTACTACTTCAACGAGAAGATCGACCAGGACAACGAAGTCTTCTGGGGCGACGATGCGCGGCCTTACGCGAACCTGCTGGTGCAGAGCCTGTCGGGCGGCGCACTCAGCGTGCCCGCGCTGGAGACGGCCTTCGGTTCCTACGAAGGCAATCCGGCCAAGTACACCGGGCAGTTCTTCCGCTCCGGCACCGGCCTGACCGAAGCCTACAAGCTCAAGAACGAGGCGTGGTCCGCATTCGGCCAGCTCGACCTCGAGGTGGCGCCGGGGCTCATCGTAACGGGTGGCCTGAACTACACGCATGACAGGAAGCGCTTCGCCACCGGCACGACATCGAACGACGTGTTCTCGGCGATCAACTTCGACGATCCGCGCTATTCCGCCTTCCGCCAGCAACTGCTGCTGGGTGGGGCGCTGCGCTCGGTCGGCGTCAATCCGACTAACACGGCGCAGGTGATTGCCTTCGCGAGCAACCCGGCGACCGCGCCGGTCTACCAGCAGCTCGTCGCCTTCGCGAATGGCAATGCCAACAACCCGTCGGCGAACCCGCTCAACCCGCTGCGCGCGCTTCAGTATTTCCCGCAGTTCATGAACGTGCCCAACGCGGTCGAGCCGGGCAAGGTGAGCGACGGCGACTTCAGCTACACCGCCCGCATCGCCTGGGACATGACGCCGACGCTGAACCTCTATGCGGCCTACGCGACCGGCTACAAGGCGGCCTCGATCAACCTGTCGCGCGACAGTCGCCCGACTCCGGCCGACCTTTCCGCGCTGCGGGCGCAGGGGCTGGCGGTGACGAACCTTACCTCGGGCAGCCGCTTCGCCAATGCCGAGAACTCGACCGTCTACGAGGCGGGCCTCAAGGGCAACTGGGGCATCGTCTCGGCCAACGTCGCGGTGTTCAAGCAGGAAATCCGGAACTTCCAGTCGAACATCTTCACCGGCTCGGGCTTCTTCCTCGCGAACGCGGGCAAGCAATCGGCGTTCGGCATCGAGTTCGAGGGTTCGGCCAAGCCGATCGAACAGCTGACGCTGACGATGGCGTGGACCTACCTCGACCCGAAGTACGACACCTTCAAACTGTCCGCCTTCGGTGACTTGTCCGGTACGACCCCGGCGGGCGTCTCGCCGCTGTCGGCGACGTTCTCGGCCGAGTTCGTGCAGCCGGTCGGCGGCAACGGTGATCGCGTAATCCTGCGCGGCGACTACCACTACGAATCGCAGTTCCGCCTCGTCGAAGGGCTTCCCGGCCTCGTCGTGCGCGATGCTGCGGGCAACGTCACCAGCGTCGATGCCGCGCTGGCCGCCGCGCGCGAGTTCAAGCAGGACATCAACGACATGAACGCCTCGCTGACATACGCGATGGCGAACGGGCTGGAACTGACGGTCTGGGGCCGCAACCTGCTCGACGACCGCACCATCCTGCAGATCTTCGACAGCCCGGCACAGCCCGGCTCGATCTCGGGCTACCCGAACCAGCCACGCACTTACGGCGTGGCGGCACGCTACCGGTTCTAA